CTTTAGTGAGGCATACCAGGACAAGAAGAGATCAAAGATATGCTGAGGAAAGAATCTGTAGTGAGTGGAAGGAAACTGGTTCCATCATTAGTTGATCTTTGCATTAAGACAACGATTGATAATGTAAGGTATCTTGGTGATGTTGGTGAAACAGATATAAATCTTCTTGATCGAATTTTACCACATTGTACTGTCGAACAATTGACGCACATTGAGAAGTGTTCAGAAGTAAGAAGGCCCGTATTATCTTTGAAATTAAATGTTTATGTTATATTTAAGCAGGAAATTTAAAGtgcatattttttaattaattctgtAGGGAAGGGATCTTAGTCCAGTGACTGACAAGTTGTGGAAGAAATTTTATGAAAAGCAGTTTGGTGCTAAAAACACAGAGCAAGTGGTTGAGAGGATGAGAAAAAGTTCGACGGCATTTAAATGGATACAATTGTATGAGGTGATCATttatcttcctttctttttcaaattatcctttttaataattttcattgttaGATGCAGTTTTCTTTTGTAGGTAGGTTATTTTTCAGTAATTGATAAGGCAATCAATATTGCAACTTTTGCTAAGCATTATAAAATTTGGGTGATCTACTCTGCCAGGCAAAATTGGAAGACATTGCTGAGCATGAGAAGAAATCTGTTGCTCGACTTAAGCAACTATACAAGAAAGAAGATGCACGTATGTTCTTTCTAATCTCAAATAATCTGTAGAAGATCAATGTTCCTTTCCCCGCTCCCccctttgaatagaaaaaaaaaaatctgtagaAGATCTATGTCGTTTATTTCTATTCTTCCCTGTGAttata
This window of the Corylus avellana chromosome ca5, CavTom2PMs-1.0 genome carries:
- the LOC132182581 gene encoding uncharacterized protein LOC132182581, yielding MLRKESVVSGRKLVPSLVDLCIKTTIDNVRYLGDVGETDINLLDRILPHCTVEQLTHIEKCSEGRDLSPVTDKLWKKFYEKQFGAKNTEQVVERMRKSSTAFKWIQLYEAKLEDIAEHEKKSVARLKQLYKKEDARKQSRQVQLCTKVPPSKNKRSFCGGSGPGHNVSNVKSNLMKKSKIDFLNSREMKNLAAMKKKPLPRNEGRPSLVMKPAQFSRKDSATTTKLFKPVERKF